A window of Thermosynechococcus sp. NK55a contains these coding sequences:
- a CDS encoding divergent PAP2 family protein, translating into MMDGLRELLANHVLWVAFAASAIAQMLKLLIDIAKHRKLNFRVLVETGGMPSSHSALVTALATGVGRQRGWDSIEFAIAIVFACIVMYDAAGVRQAAGKQARILNQIVDEFFQDGHELAEAHLKELLGHTPIQVIAGSALGVAIAWLAV; encoded by the coding sequence ATGATGGACGGTCTTCGTGAGCTACTGGCTAACCATGTCCTCTGGGTTGCTTTCGCCGCAAGCGCGATCGCTCAAATGCTCAAGTTACTGATTGACATTGCCAAGCACCGCAAGCTCAATTTCCGCGTTTTGGTGGAAACCGGTGGCATGCCTAGTTCCCATTCCGCCCTGGTCACGGCTTTGGCGACTGGAGTGGGGCGGCAGCGGGGCTGGGATAGCATTGAGTTTGCAATCGCCATTGTCTTTGCCTGTATTGTCATGTATGATGCCGCTGGGGTACGCCAAGCAGCGGGTAAACAAGCCCGCATTCTCAATCAAATTGTTGATGAATTTTTCCAAGATGGGCACGAATTGGCAGAAGCCCACCTCAAGGAGTTGTTGGGTCACACCCCCATTCAAGTGATTGCCGGTTCCGCCCTGGGGGTGGCGATCGCTTGGCTAGCGGTCTAG
- a CDS encoding mannose-1-phosphate guanylyltransferase/mannose-6-phosphate isomerase yields the protein MDCIPVILSGGVGSRLWPLSRQAHPKQFMRLTPEGKSLLQQTWQRLQGLPQLQPPVVVANEAHRFLVAEQFQELGVTPTRILLEPIGRNTAPAITVAALYVTEVLASDALLLVLPADHLIQDVAHFQWGLQRGFSAAAKDWLVTFGIAPTSPHTGYGYIRRGESLSDPDTYRVAEFVEKPDLATAEAYLAEGDYLWNSGMFLFRAQSFLAELAQQQPEILNYCRLALRQGREDLDFIRLAKEPFDQCPNLSVDYGLMEKTQKAAVVPLDCGWSDVGSWSSLWEIMPKDEWGNSCRGDVLVCNSKDCFVQSQHRLVALVGVDNLTVVETADAILIAHREAAQQVKQVVEQLQARNRSEAYNHRVVYRPWGYYDAIDAGHRFQVKRITVKPGASLSLQQHHHRAEHWIVVRGTAEVTCNGKTFLLTENESTYIPVGAVHRLANPGKIPLEMIEVQSGSYLGEDDIVRFEDCYGRKTEQ from the coding sequence ATGGACTGTATTCCCGTCATTCTATCGGGGGGCGTAGGAAGTCGCCTCTGGCCATTGTCGCGACAAGCCCATCCCAAGCAGTTTATGCGCCTAACTCCCGAAGGCAAGAGTCTGCTACAGCAAACCTGGCAACGGTTGCAGGGCCTACCCCAACTTCAGCCCCCCGTTGTTGTTGCCAATGAAGCCCATCGCTTTCTGGTGGCGGAGCAATTCCAGGAGCTGGGGGTAACGCCGACGCGCATTTTACTTGAACCCATAGGGCGCAATACTGCCCCTGCCATTACCGTTGCTGCCCTCTACGTCACAGAAGTCCTTGCCAGCGATGCCCTTCTCTTGGTGCTGCCGGCAGATCACCTCATTCAGGATGTCGCCCATTTTCAGTGGGGACTGCAACGGGGATTTTCAGCCGCAGCCAAGGATTGGTTGGTAACCTTTGGGATTGCGCCCACTTCTCCCCACACCGGCTATGGCTACATCCGGCGCGGCGAGTCCCTCAGTGATCCTGACACCTATCGCGTGGCAGAGTTTGTGGAGAAGCCCGATTTAGCAACGGCAGAGGCCTATCTTGCTGAGGGGGACTATCTTTGGAATAGCGGCATGTTTCTCTTCCGGGCCCAGAGTTTTTTGGCGGAACTGGCACAGCAACAGCCAGAGATTTTAAACTATTGCCGCTTGGCACTGCGGCAGGGACGGGAGGATTTAGACTTTATCCGCTTGGCGAAGGAACCCTTTGACCAGTGCCCCAATCTTTCTGTGGATTATGGCCTCATGGAGAAGACCCAAAAAGCAGCTGTCGTGCCCCTAGACTGCGGCTGGAGCGATGTGGGGTCTTGGTCGAGTCTCTGGGAGATCATGCCCAAGGATGAATGGGGGAACAGTTGCCGCGGCGATGTCCTCGTTTGTAACAGCAAAGACTGCTTTGTCCAGAGTCAGCACCGCTTGGTTGCCTTGGTGGGCGTGGACAACCTCACGGTGGTGGAAACGGCCGATGCTATTCTGATTGCCCATCGCGAGGCGGCACAACAGGTGAAACAGGTGGTGGAGCAACTCCAAGCCCGCAACCGCAGCGAGGCCTATAATCATCGGGTGGTCTATCGCCCTTGGGGCTACTACGATGCCATTGATGCCGGTCATCGCTTTCAGGTAAAGCGGATTACGGTGAAGCCAGGAGCCAGCCTTTCACTCCAACAGCACCATCATCGTGCCGAGCATTGGATTGTGGTCAGGGGCACCGCAGAGGTCACCTGCAATGGCAAGACGTTTTTGCTTACCGAAAATGAGTCCACCTATATTCCCGTGGGAGCAGTGCACCGTTTGGCCAATCCGGGGAAAATTCCCCTTGAGATGATTGAGGTGCAGTCGGGGTCATACCTGGGGGAGGATGATATTGTCCGCTTTGAGGATTGCTATGGTCGCAAGACAGAGCAATAA
- the ndhO gene encoding photosynthetic/respiratory NAD(P)H-quinone oxidoreductase subunit O, whose translation MAIKKGDLVKVVAEKLANSLEALASDHRYPPYLFEGRGEVVEIRGDYAQIKFPVPTPTVWLRLDQLEVAK comes from the coding sequence ATGGCAATTAAAAAAGGAGATTTGGTGAAGGTTGTTGCTGAAAAGTTGGCCAATAGTCTTGAGGCTCTAGCGAGTGATCACCGCTACCCCCCCTATCTCTTTGAGGGACGGGGCGAGGTGGTGGAAATTCGCGGTGACTATGCCCAGATTAAATTTCCAGTGCCCACTCCCACGGTTTGGCTGCGGCTCGATCAACTTGAGGTTGCCAAATAA
- a CDS encoding folate/biopterin family MFS transporter, whose protein sequence is MLVQPSQPQRWFQWLKQTLFFGQDPSGELLAILLVYFVQGVLGLARLAISFFFKDELGLSPAEVAALMGVAALPWVIKPVFGLVSDSLPLLGFRRRSYLVLAGLLGCGAWLSLGTWVATPWQAMAAILAASIAIALSDVIVDSLVVERARQESATEMGTLQSLSWAATAVGGILTAYFSGQLLQWFSPRTVFQITAVFPLLVSAVAWAIAEARVTARPQLSQTWEHINRVRQAMMQKRIWLPVAFLFLWQATPGSESAFFFFTTNELGFEAEFLGRVRLVTSIASLLGVWIFQRYLKTLPLRTIFFWSTILSAFLGLSSLILVTHLNRQWGISDQWFSLGDSLILAVMGQIAFMPVLVLAARLCPPGIEATLFALLMSISNLANLVSHELGALLTHWLGITEHNFDRLWLLVLITNLSTLLPLPLLNWLPQQLPAPTSQSAVAVELEPSVP, encoded by the coding sequence ATGCTGGTTCAACCTTCGCAACCTCAACGCTGGTTTCAGTGGCTCAAGCAGACACTCTTTTTTGGCCAAGACCCCAGTGGTGAACTCTTAGCCATTTTGCTGGTGTATTTTGTCCAAGGGGTTTTGGGCTTAGCACGGCTGGCCATTAGCTTTTTCTTTAAGGATGAGTTGGGGCTGTCGCCGGCGGAAGTGGCGGCGTTGATGGGTGTGGCTGCGCTGCCCTGGGTGATTAAGCCGGTCTTTGGTCTGGTTTCTGATAGCTTGCCGCTTTTGGGATTTCGCCGCCGCTCCTATCTTGTCCTGGCGGGCTTGCTGGGCTGTGGGGCGTGGTTGAGCCTGGGGACCTGGGTGGCTACCCCTTGGCAGGCAATGGCAGCGATTCTAGCAGCATCGATCGCGATCGCCCTCAGTGATGTGATTGTCGATTCACTGGTGGTTGAACGGGCACGCCAAGAATCCGCCACAGAAATGGGAACTCTACAATCCCTAAGCTGGGCCGCTACTGCTGTGGGGGGCATCCTCACCGCTTACTTTAGTGGCCAACTGCTGCAGTGGTTTAGTCCGCGTACAGTCTTTCAAATTACGGCGGTGTTTCCCCTCTTGGTGTCGGCGGTTGCCTGGGCGATCGCCGAAGCACGGGTCACAGCTCGGCCTCAACTGAGTCAGACTTGGGAGCATATCAACCGTGTGCGCCAAGCCATGATGCAAAAACGGATTTGGTTGCCGGTGGCCTTCCTCTTCCTCTGGCAGGCAACCCCCGGCTCGGAATCCGCTTTCTTTTTCTTTACAACGAATGAGTTGGGCTTTGAGGCGGAGTTTTTGGGGCGGGTGCGCCTTGTCACTAGCATCGCCTCCCTCTTGGGGGTGTGGATTTTTCAGCGGTATTTGAAAACGCTGCCCCTGCGTACCATATTTTTCTGGAGCACGATTCTTTCGGCTTTTTTAGGACTCTCTAGCTTGATTTTGGTCACCCACCTCAATCGCCAATGGGGCATTAGTGACCAGTGGTTTAGCTTGGGTGATAGCTTGATTTTGGCTGTCATGGGGCAAATTGCCTTTATGCCAGTACTGGTCTTGGCGGCGCGGTTGTGTCCGCCGGGGATTGAGGCCACCCTCTTTGCGCTGCTGATGTCCATTAGCAACCTTGCCAATTTGGTCTCCCATGAGTTGGGGGCGCTGCTGACCCACTGGCTGGGGATTACCGAGCACAACTTCGATCGCCTGTGGTTGCTGGTGCTCATTACTAACCTAAGTACGCTATTGCCACTACCGCTGTTGAACTGGTTGCCGCAGCAACTGCCCGCCCCCACCTCTCAATCCGCTGTCGCTGTTGAGTTGGAGCCAAGTGTTCCATGA
- a CDS encoding carotenoid oxygenase family protein, producing the protein MTGVLDRPYTMTDWRGGTESLTQEYDYWIEDVEGTVPPDLVGTLYRNGPGLLERGGVSLAHPFDGDGMICAFRFEKGRVHFRNRYVRTAGFLAEEKANRLLYRGVFGTQRPGGWLANFLDTRVKNIANTHVIYWAGKLLALWEASLPHRLDPVTLETIGLDNLGGLLKESDAFAAHPRFDPQTQRLVNFGVKPGLNTRIRLYEFDATGQCVSQPTFQIPGFAFIHDFALTPNYAIVFQNPVQFNPLPYLLGLRGAAQCIQFNAQEPTRVWLLPRRGGSPQMLTMPACFVFHHANAYEAGDEIHVESIAYSHFPNLEPGMDFREVNFAALPASLLWRIRLNPKTKAVDWQVVSDRPCEFPVVHPAKVGQPYRYTYLAAGHDPKTNAPLQALWRRDRQTGEEQFWSAAPRGFVSEPIFVPRGLQKGDFLWQGAQGEEDGWLLQVVYDASCHKSQLLIFDAAAISAGPVARLHLKHHIPYGLHGSFTTVV; encoded by the coding sequence ATGACTGGAGTTTTAGATCGCCCCTACACAATGACCGATTGGCGGGGGGGTACCGAATCCCTGACCCAAGAGTATGACTATTGGATTGAGGATGTCGAAGGCACGGTGCCCCCGGATTTGGTGGGGACCCTCTACCGCAATGGCCCTGGACTGTTGGAGCGCGGCGGAGTGTCCTTAGCCCATCCCTTTGATGGCGACGGCATGATCTGTGCCTTTCGCTTTGAGAAGGGACGGGTACATTTTCGCAATCGCTACGTGCGCACTGCCGGATTTTTGGCGGAGGAAAAGGCCAATCGCCTGCTCTATCGCGGTGTCTTTGGCACCCAAAGGCCGGGCGGCTGGCTCGCCAATTTTCTCGATACCCGTGTCAAAAATATTGCCAATACCCATGTAATCTATTGGGCAGGGAAATTACTGGCGCTCTGGGAAGCAAGCCTGCCCCACCGCCTTGATCCTGTGACCCTAGAAACCATTGGACTCGACAACCTAGGCGGTCTCCTCAAGGAGAGTGATGCCTTTGCAGCGCATCCCCGCTTTGACCCCCAGACGCAGCGGCTGGTGAATTTTGGTGTTAAGCCCGGTCTTAATACCCGCATTAGGCTCTATGAGTTTGATGCCACTGGTCAGTGTGTTTCGCAACCAACATTTCAAATTCCAGGGTTTGCCTTTATCCATGACTTTGCCCTCACCCCCAATTACGCCATTGTTTTTCAAAACCCAGTGCAATTCAATCCCTTGCCCTATCTGCTAGGACTGCGGGGCGCTGCCCAGTGCATTCAATTCAATGCTCAGGAACCGACACGGGTTTGGCTGCTGCCCCGTCGGGGGGGCAGTCCCCAGATGCTGACGATGCCTGCTTGTTTTGTCTTCCACCATGCCAATGCCTACGAAGCGGGGGATGAAATCCACGTGGAGTCCATTGCCTACAGCCACTTTCCCAATTTGGAACCGGGCATGGATTTTCGGGAGGTGAATTTTGCGGCCCTGCCCGCAAGTTTGCTGTGGCGGATCCGGTTGAATCCGAAGACCAAAGCCGTGGACTGGCAGGTGGTGAGCGATCGCCCCTGCGAATTTCCTGTGGTGCATCCAGCTAAGGTGGGGCAACCCTATCGCTACACCTATTTGGCGGCGGGGCATGATCCGAAAACCAATGCACCCCTACAGGCACTGTGGCGGCGCGATCGCCAGACGGGCGAAGAACAGTTTTGGTCAGCAGCGCCGCGCGGTTTTGTCAGTGAGCCGATCTTTGTCCCCCGTGGTCTGCAAAAGGGGGACTTTCTCTGGCAGGGGGCCCAAGGAGAAGAGGATGGCTGGCTGTTGCAGGTGGTTTATGATGCCAGTTGCCACAAATCGCAGTTACTCATCTTTGATGCTGCGGCCATTAGCGCCGGCCCTGTGGCACGGTTGCACCTGAAACACCACATTCCCTACGGTCTCCACGGTTCATTTACCACGGTGGTCTAG
- a CDS encoding CYTH domain-containing protein, whose protein sequence is MAIEIERKFLVTGEQWRSLATSVAELAQGYLSTVPERTVRVRLAGEEAWITIKGKASGGQRREYEYAIPVADARELLAELCLQPIIQKNRYRIPAGDLCWEIDEFAGACAGLILAEIELPCVDYPLTLPPWIGLEVTDDPRYTNAYLAEHPYQAWST, encoded by the coding sequence ATGGCAATTGAAATTGAGCGCAAGTTCCTCGTCACAGGTGAACAATGGCGGTCCCTGGCCACAAGTGTGGCCGAACTTGCCCAAGGCTACCTCTCAACGGTTCCTGAGCGCACTGTGCGCGTGCGTCTTGCGGGTGAGGAGGCATGGATCACGATCAAGGGCAAAGCCAGTGGTGGCCAACGCCGTGAGTATGAGTATGCTATCCCCGTTGCCGATGCCAGGGAACTCCTTGCGGAATTGTGCCTGCAACCAATCATTCAGAAAAATCGCTATCGCATCCCGGCGGGTGACCTCTGTTGGGAAATTGATGAATTTGCTGGCGCCTGTGCGGGTCTCATTTTGGCAGAAATTGAATTGCCCTGTGTTGACTATCCCCTGACTTTACCCCCTTGGATTGGCCTTGAGGTGACCGACGATCCCCGCTATACCAATGCCTACTTAGCGGAGCATCCCTATCAGGCGTGGTCAACCTGA
- a CDS encoding M20 family metallopeptidase, with the protein MLARIRQITQTLTPRLIEIRRHLHRYPELSGQEHQTAAYVAGVLSSVGLTVQQDVGKVGVIAELEGNPQEQRLLAIRTDMDALPIQERTGLEFSSKHTGVMHACGHDVHTTVGLGTAMVLAALKEEFPGRVRFIFQPAEEIAQGASWMIADGAMKEVSAILSLHVFPSIPAGDVAVRYGALTAAADDIELTILGESGHGARPHEAVDAIWIAAQVISALQQAISRTQNPLRPVVLTFGKIQGGRAANVIADQVTLQGTVRSLHPETRATLPTWIEQIVANVCHAYGARYQLHYRRGVPGVENTPYLSQLLAEAATDVVGAPHVHILPEPSLGAEDFALYLEHAPGAMFRLGVGFRDRPNYPLHHPEFDVDEQAIPVGVMTLAHAACRYWQIPY; encoded by the coding sequence ATGCTTGCTCGGATTCGCCAGATTACCCAAACCCTCACGCCCCGTCTCATTGAAATTCGTCGCCATTTGCACCGCTACCCCGAATTGAGTGGCCAAGAACATCAAACCGCTGCCTATGTGGCTGGGGTGCTGTCCTCCGTAGGCTTAACTGTACAGCAGGATGTGGGCAAAGTGGGGGTGATTGCTGAGCTGGAGGGGAATCCTCAAGAACAGCGGCTCTTGGCCATTCGCACCGATATGGATGCCCTGCCGATTCAAGAGCGCACCGGACTCGAGTTTAGCTCGAAACATACGGGGGTGATGCACGCCTGCGGCCACGATGTCCACACGACAGTGGGTCTTGGCACGGCAATGGTCTTAGCCGCCCTCAAGGAGGAGTTCCCTGGCCGCGTGCGGTTTATTTTTCAGCCTGCGGAAGAAATTGCCCAAGGGGCCAGTTGGATGATTGCTGACGGCGCCATGAAAGAGGTGAGTGCCATTTTGTCGCTCCATGTTTTCCCAAGTATTCCAGCGGGGGACGTGGCGGTGCGCTATGGTGCTTTGACAGCCGCTGCCGATGACATTGAGTTAACGATTTTGGGGGAATCGGGGCATGGGGCGCGCCCCCATGAAGCGGTGGATGCCATTTGGATTGCTGCTCAAGTTATCAGTGCTTTGCAACAGGCCATTAGTCGTACCCAAAATCCGTTGCGCCCCGTGGTGCTCACTTTTGGCAAAATTCAGGGGGGACGGGCGGCCAATGTCATTGCTGATCAGGTAACACTTCAGGGAACCGTGCGATCGCTCCATCCGGAAACCCGTGCTACCCTTCCTACTTGGATTGAGCAAATTGTGGCTAATGTCTGCCACGCCTACGGTGCCCGCTACCAGCTCCACTATCGGCGGGGGGTGCCGGGAGTGGAAAATACCCCCTACCTATCGCAATTGCTGGCCGAGGCGGCCACTGATGTGGTCGGTGCCCCCCATGTGCATATCTTGCCAGAACCGTCCCTTGGGGCAGAAGATTTTGCTCTTTACCTAGAGCACGCCCCCGGTGCGATGTTTCGCCTTGGCGTCGGGTTTCGCGATCGCCCCAACTATCCGCTGCATCACCCCGAATTTGATGTGGATGAACAGGCCATTCCTGTGGGGGTCATGACCCTTGCCCATGCGGCCTGTCGCTATTGGCAGATTCCCTACTGA
- a CDS encoding LptF/LptG family permease, which translates to MLAIARPLQKLPWQPRFSLLDRYILREMIRPFVFGFGIFTAIAAVIGTVFYLIRTMVEHNLGLLSAIQVFFLRLPTFAVLGIPMAMLFSALLSYSQLSRRSELIACKSCGVSPVRLVRPALLAGFCALLFTFALNELVAPPMAYRAIKTLEVAIHRPQPTFQTRNIFYRRFVEGHLQQLFFAHRFDGQVMAQVTVLNFEQGQLREIITAQKAQWQGSAWLFRQGTYHHLRGDGNYDVAESFSERRFDYPRTPLDLAMETRVPEFMTSREIYRYLQILAESGDTKRLRQWRVQLQEKLSLPFLCLSFAVIGAVLGISSPRQGQGRAFGLSVVIIFGYYVAAFIFTAFGEGGAVDPMVASWLPKGIVSAIALGMLYQANRH; encoded by the coding sequence ATGTTGGCGATCGCCCGACCTCTTCAGAAGCTGCCTTGGCAGCCGCGATTCTCCCTGTTGGATCGCTATATCCTGCGGGAGATGATTCGCCCCTTTGTCTTTGGTTTTGGCATTTTTACGGCGATCGCTGCTGTTATTGGTACCGTGTTCTACCTGATTCGCACTATGGTGGAGCACAACCTTGGCCTCCTCAGTGCCATTCAAGTTTTTTTTCTGCGCTTACCCACCTTCGCGGTGCTGGGCATTCCCATGGCGATGCTTTTTAGTGCGCTTCTTTCCTATAGTCAACTCTCCCGCCGCAGTGAACTGATTGCCTGTAAAAGCTGTGGGGTTAGTCCAGTGCGTCTGGTGCGACCGGCGCTCTTAGCGGGGTTCTGTGCCTTGCTCTTCACCTTTGCCCTCAATGAACTGGTGGCTCCCCCCATGGCCTACCGCGCCATCAAGACCTTGGAGGTGGCGATCCACCGCCCGCAACCCACCTTTCAGACCCGCAATATCTTCTACCGTCGTTTTGTCGAGGGACACCTGCAGCAACTCTTTTTTGCCCATCGTTTTGATGGGCAGGTCATGGCTCAAGTGACGGTGTTGAACTTTGAGCAGGGGCAGTTGCGGGAAATTATTACAGCCCAGAAAGCTCAGTGGCAGGGCTCAGCGTGGCTGTTTCGTCAGGGAACCTACCACCACCTCAGGGGCGATGGCAACTATGATGTGGCCGAGAGCTTCTCAGAACGAAGGTTTGACTACCCCCGCACCCCCCTTGATTTAGCTATGGAAACGCGGGTACCAGAGTTTATGACCAGCCGCGAAATCTATCGGTACTTGCAAATTTTGGCGGAAAGTGGCGATACCAAACGCTTGCGGCAGTGGCGGGTGCAGTTGCAGGAAAAGCTCTCCCTCCCCTTTTTGTGTCTCAGTTTTGCTGTCATTGGCGCTGTTTTGGGGATCAGTTCTCCCCGCCAAGGACAGGGACGAGCCTTTGGGCTGAGTGTGGTGATTATTTTTGGCTACTATGTTGCCGCTTTTATTTTCACTGCCTTTGGCGAGGGTGGAGCGGTGGACCCGATGGTGGCCAGTTGGCTACCGAAGGGAATTGTGAGCGCGATCGCCCTAGGGATGCTCTACCAGGCCAATCGTCATTAG
- a CDS encoding ATP-binding cassette domain-containing protein, translated as MTATVKVEHLKKSYGAITAVADVSFTAHQGEIFGVLGPNGSGKTTTLRCLCTLSQPDAGLLEVCGFSVLHQPHLVRQKLGYVAQEVALDKILTGQEFLELQAALYHIPRALIPERIEAVLARLDLLQWRDRQCGTYSGGIRKRFDLAAGLLHQPQVLVLDEPTVGLDIESRQVIWDVLRDLKAQGLTIILTSHYLEEVDLLSDRLVILDKGQVIASGSPEELKANIGGDRVTLRVREFTPRQEAQMAQGLLSQLDCVKSVLINTNQGNSLNLVVTDVTVAIAAIRTALEEAGLPLFSLAQSRPSLDDVYLAATGQTLLDADLAAAAQRDSKQLKKEVMQR; from the coding sequence ATGACAGCCACGGTAAAGGTCGAACATCTCAAGAAGTCCTACGGGGCCATTACAGCGGTGGCCGATGTCTCCTTTACAGCCCATCAAGGGGAAATTTTTGGGGTGCTGGGGCCAAATGGCTCAGGGAAAACGACAACGCTGCGCTGTCTGTGTACCCTCTCGCAACCGGATGCGGGGCTACTGGAAGTCTGCGGCTTCTCGGTGCTCCACCAACCCCATTTGGTGCGCCAAAAATTAGGCTATGTGGCCCAAGAGGTGGCCCTCGATAAAATTCTTACGGGTCAGGAATTTCTAGAATTGCAGGCGGCGCTGTACCACATTCCCCGTGCCCTGATTCCGGAGCGCATTGAGGCGGTGCTGGCACGCTTAGATCTGCTGCAATGGCGCGATCGCCAGTGTGGCACCTACTCTGGTGGCATTCGCAAACGCTTTGATCTTGCAGCGGGACTTCTACACCAACCCCAAGTGCTTGTCTTGGATGAACCCACCGTAGGTCTCGACATTGAAAGTCGCCAAGTGATTTGGGATGTGCTGCGGGATCTCAAGGCCCAAGGACTGACGATTATCTTGACCAGCCACTACCTGGAGGAGGTGGATCTCCTCAGCGATCGCTTGGTGATTCTGGATAAGGGACAGGTGATTGCCAGTGGTTCTCCTGAGGAACTCAAGGCTAATATCGGGGGCGATCGCGTCACGTTGCGGGTGCGGGAATTCACACCGCGTCAAGAGGCGCAAATGGCGCAGGGTCTTCTCAGTCAATTGGACTGCGTCAAATCCGTCCTGATTAACACCAACCAAGGCAACTCCTTAAATCTGGTAGTCACAGATGTCACTGTGGCGATCGCAGCCATTAGAACGGCGCTAGAGGAAGCAGGACTGCCCCTCTTTAGCTTGGCGCAATCACGACCTAGTCTAGATGATGTCTATTTGGCAGCCACCGGTCAAACCCTCTTGGATGCCGACTTGGCAGCCGCAGCGCAGCGGGACAGCAAACAGTTGAAAAAAGAGGTCATGCAACGCTAA